A window of Reinekea marina contains these coding sequences:
- a CDS encoding NUDIX hydrolase, whose protein sequence is MTSDDFDQKVKKQMAGHKPTLLETEKKHAAVLLPVSLSGEPSVILTIRAAHLKSHPGDVSFPGGMVESFDGSIEAAALRETHEEINLKPDDFQVHGRLSSALSKNGVVVHPVVGTIKDASSYLASPDEIAKIFEVPWQFFAETTPELTPFNRHGIEIQVPHFYYEGHHIWGLTAMILLEFINIVEGTQWPLPPFHQSKVYSR, encoded by the coding sequence ATGACAAGCGACGATTTTGATCAAAAAGTTAAAAAACAAATGGCAGGCCATAAGCCAACGCTCCTAGAAACTGAAAAAAAGCATGCCGCTGTGTTATTGCCCGTGTCATTAAGTGGTGAGCCTTCCGTTATCTTAACGATTCGAGCCGCGCATTTAAAAAGCCACCCTGGTGATGTTTCTTTTCCTGGCGGTATGGTCGAATCGTTTGATGGCAGTATTGAGGCCGCTGCCTTACGAGAAACTCACGAAGAAATAAACTTAAAGCCTGATGATTTTCAAGTTCATGGCCGGCTATCATCCGCGTTATCTAAAAATGGAGTGGTTGTTCACCCTGTGGTTGGCACTATTAAAGATGCCAGCAGCTATTTAGCGAGTCCTGATGAAATTGCGAAAATATTTGAGGTACCTTGGCAGTTTTTTGCTGAAACGACGCCTGAGTTAACGCCTTTTAATCGTCACGGAATAGAAATTCAAGTGCCTCATTTTTATTATGAAGGTCATCACATCTGGGGGCTAACGGCGATGATTTTACTGGAATTTATTAATATTGTAGAAGGAACGCAATGGCCACTCCCGCCTTTTCATCAGTCAAAAGTGTATAGTCGCTAG
- a CDS encoding DUF4062 domain-containing protein: MQTNRVMVMVASFERHLEAERKVIYEAIVGQRGLPVGLSFPSMPANYLLKLNAQCLADADYLFLLLGKEYGPVTEKGTSHLHQIYAAAQAARKPIISFVYQGEHIMGVDPFDQKRREGFIASLQKGDVFYWSNNDELRDAIERGLELVQENHPSPGWSKAAEVAQTEPNRKVDQDIIGKLKAQIDHLKHKIEKATSPFQHKALDFDVDRTPWLAEYSCNAFREGRLKQFNGTLRYDITEVFDWLSAALLSPISEVRVQALLARNIHSDVLNEAKSTWRGCHAVSDVKVDQVCVDKLKKRLRLMGIVVFDDNGRWRLTQAAETYALMQSESR, encoded by the coding sequence ATGCAAACGAATCGCGTAATGGTCATGGTCGCTTCATTTGAGCGACATCTCGAAGCAGAAAGAAAAGTAATATACGAAGCTATAGTAGGCCAAAGAGGGCTTCCTGTTGGTTTGTCTTTTCCTTCTATGCCCGCTAATTACTTATTAAAGCTGAATGCACAATGCCTTGCCGATGCTGACTACTTATTTCTCCTTTTAGGTAAAGAATACGGTCCAGTCACTGAAAAAGGTACCAGCCATTTACATCAAATCTATGCCGCTGCTCAGGCCGCTCGTAAGCCCATCATCAGCTTTGTTTATCAAGGCGAACATATCATGGGTGTTGACCCATTTGATCAAAAGCGCCGTGAGGGGTTTATTGCTTCCTTGCAAAAAGGCGATGTATTTTATTGGTCCAATAACGATGAACTTCGTGATGCAATAGAGCGAGGGCTCGAGCTGGTGCAAGAAAACCACCCGTCTCCAGGTTGGTCAAAAGCCGCGGAGGTGGCTCAAACCGAACCCAATAGAAAAGTCGATCAAGATATTATTGGTAAGCTTAAAGCGCAAATAGATCATTTAAAGCATAAAATAGAAAAAGCGACCAGCCCGTTTCAACACAAAGCCCTAGATTTCGATGTTGATCGTACGCCTTGGCTTGCCGAATACAGTTGTAATGCCTTTCGCGAAGGGCGATTAAAACAATTTAACGGTACCTTAAGATACGATATTACCGAAGTGTTTGATTGGCTATCGGCTGCGCTGTTATCGCCTATCTCCGAGGTTCGTGTTCAAGCTTTACTGGCGCGCAACATTCACTCGGATGTATTAAACGAGGCGAAAAGCACGTGGCGAGGGTGTCATGCCGTTTCCGATGTGAAAGTAGACCAAGTTTGCGTAGATAAATTAAAGAAGCGGTTAAGGCTAATGGGTATTGTTGTGTTCGATGATAATGGTCGTTGGCGCTTAACCCAAGCCGCCGAAACCTATGCATTGATGCAATCTGAAAGCCGATAA
- a CDS encoding DegV family protein, whose protein sequence is MLENYKVTVLPVEVSDSSGVKLVNRSILELSHFYTEQQPFYCEKIGISRQNFIDVVCNKLIYEFDHLIIIAPDESFSDSLHIIRESLFEFHHEIKQRREKASIYTPFKVRVVESKQVLTGYGVSLYEALRLRHEKAQSADQVKQHLDEFKTNIKTFMLPGKKHPELVRAPFRLSWLELKKLKISGKHPVLYFHPEEVTIGRMVDIKDRHHDYFDFLFEQLSHTKLTNHIVNISYAGSLSQLRILQGFDNFHQEVKDRGGKLVHSMMSQTAAFNLGKGAVSVSFACEPKRTIY, encoded by the coding sequence ATGCTGGAAAACTATAAAGTAACCGTTTTGCCGGTAGAGGTTTCAGACTCTAGCGGGGTGAAACTTGTTAATCGCTCAATCTTAGAGCTTTCTCATTTTTATACGGAACAACAGCCATTTTACTGTGAGAAAATTGGCATCTCTCGACAAAATTTTATCGACGTCGTCTGCAACAAGCTTATTTACGAGTTTGACCATTTAATAATCATTGCTCCAGATGAAAGCTTTAGCGATAGCTTACACATCATTAGAGAATCGCTTTTTGAGTTTCACCATGAAATTAAACAGCGTCGAGAAAAGGCCAGCATTTATACGCCTTTTAAAGTTAGGGTTGTCGAATCAAAGCAGGTACTCACGGGCTATGGTGTGAGCTTATATGAAGCATTAAGATTAAGGCATGAAAAAGCTCAAAGTGCAGACCAAGTTAAACAACATCTAGATGAATTCAAAACAAATATTAAAACCTTTATGCTGCCTGGGAAGAAACACCCAGAGCTTGTGCGAGCCCCTTTCCGCCTCAGCTGGTTAGAACTCAAGAAACTGAAAATATCGGGTAAGCACCCCGTGTTATATTTCCACCCCGAAGAAGTCACCATTGGTCGAATGGTCGATATAAAAGATCGCCACCATGATTACTTCGATTTTCTATTTGAGCAACTGAGCCACACGAAGCTAACCAATCATATCGTGAACATCAGCTATGCGGGCTCTTTATCGCAATTAAGAATATTACAAGGGTTTGATAACTTTCATCAGGAAGTGAAAGATCGTGGGGGAAAGCTAGTGCATTCAATGATGAGCCAAACGGCGGCCTTCAACCTTGGAAAAGGTGCAGTGAGCGTCAGTTTTGCCTGTGAACCAAAGCGTACTATCTATTAG
- the nth gene encoding endonuclease III: MNKLKRTEIFTRLKAQNPNPETELNYRNPFELLVAVVLSAQSTDKGVNKATDKLFPVANTPEAIYALGVDGLKEYIKTIGLYNAKAENVHKLCKMLIEQHNSEVPQTREALEALPGVGRKTANVVLNTAFGQLTMAVDTHIFRVSNRTKIAPGKNVVEVEKRLIRLIPKEFLLDAHHWLILHGRYTCVARKPKCGSCIIEDLCEYSQKTTD; this comes from the coding sequence ATGAATAAGTTAAAACGCACCGAGATATTTACTCGGTTAAAAGCACAAAACCCGAACCCTGAAACTGAGCTTAATTACAGAAATCCATTTGAATTGCTAGTTGCTGTTGTATTGTCGGCTCAATCAACGGACAAAGGCGTGAACAAAGCCACGGATAAACTTTTCCCTGTCGCCAATACCCCTGAAGCTATTTATGCGCTGGGTGTCGATGGATTGAAAGAGTACATAAAAACCATTGGTCTTTATAATGCAAAAGCGGAAAACGTTCATAAGCTGTGCAAAATGCTGATTGAGCAGCACAACAGTGAGGTACCGCAAACAAGAGAGGCTTTAGAAGCACTGCCTGGTGTTGGTCGAAAAACGGCCAATGTGGTTCTCAATACCGCCTTTGGTCAACTTACCATGGCCGTAGACACCCATATTTTTAGAGTCAGTAACCGAACAAAAATAGCGCCGGGTAAAAACGTTGTTGAAGTTGAAAAACGACTTATACGGCTAATACCGAAAGAATTTCTACTAGATGCCCACCATTGGCTCATTCTACATGGGCGCTATACCTGTGTTGCCCGCAAACCTAAATGCGGAAGCTGCATCATTGAAGACTTATGTGAATACTCTCAAAAGACTACCGATTAG
- a CDS encoding electron transport complex subunit E, which produces MTVSVKTIAENGLWSNNAALVQILGLCPLLAVTGTVVNALGLGLATMVVLIGSNIAVSLIRNYVSDAIRLPAFVMIIASFTTCAELLMQAYTYELYQVLGIFIPLIVTNCTILGRAEAFARKNPLLPSFLDGLFMSLGFLAVLLVLGAMREIIGQGTLFTNMHLIFGETARSWQIELFPGYTDFLFAVLPPGAFVGLGLIIAVKNYIDDRREKKRAAQADAIVAGSKRVRVTGTIA; this is translated from the coding sequence ATGACAGTCTCTGTAAAAACCATTGCCGAAAATGGGCTTTGGTCCAATAACGCTGCGTTAGTACAAATTCTTGGCTTATGCCCACTGCTGGCCGTAACGGGTACGGTTGTGAATGCCCTTGGCTTAGGCCTAGCGACAATGGTGGTTTTAATAGGTTCTAATATCGCAGTTTCGCTCATTCGCAACTACGTTTCTGACGCCATTCGGTTGCCCGCATTCGTAATGATCATTGCCTCGTTTACCACCTGCGCAGAGCTTCTAATGCAGGCTTATACCTACGAGCTCTACCAGGTTTTGGGCATATTTATTCCGCTGATTGTGACAAATTGCACTATTTTGGGCCGAGCTGAAGCCTTTGCAAGAAAAAACCCTCTGCTACCCTCGTTCCTAGATGGGTTGTTTATGTCACTCGGTTTTTTAGCCGTGTTACTTGTATTGGGCGCCATGCGAGAAATTATCGGCCAGGGAACTTTGTTCACTAATATGCACCTCATATTTGGTGAAACCGCTCGAAGCTGGCAAATTGAATTATTTCCAGGTTACACCGATTTCTTATTTGCTGTGCTTCCGCCTGGCGCTTTTGTTGGCTTAGGGCTCATAATCGCGGTCAAAAATTACATTGATGATAGGCGTGAAAAGAAACGTGCTGCGCAAGCCGATGCCATTGTTGCGGGCAGTAAACGAGTTAGAGTGACAGGTACCATTGCCTAG
- the rsxG gene encoding electron transport complex subunit RsxG, with amino-acid sequence MSDTELETKITLSQSIRKAAIGLAIFALFTAGIIAVTQTLTKTTIVENEKAFEARLLLSLLPDGIDADNLLESAQSFQQAGISDTLLLNVENEQSFYQVKANNEVQSIIIPVIAPDGYTEGIRLIVGIDKKGVITGVRVTKHKETPGLGDQIEIEKSQWILNFEQTSLMNPMETGWKVKKDGGAFDQMTGATITPRAIVKAVYKALLFFEQNKDSLLAMQPDSSESK; translated from the coding sequence ATGAGCGACACCGAATTAGAAACTAAAATTACGCTTTCTCAATCGATTCGAAAAGCGGCCATTGGCTTAGCGATATTTGCACTTTTCACCGCGGGTATAATTGCCGTAACGCAAACGTTGACTAAAACCACTATTGTAGAAAACGAAAAGGCTTTCGAAGCTCGCTTACTGTTATCGCTACTCCCTGATGGAATCGATGCTGACAATCTTTTGGAGAGCGCACAGTCATTTCAACAAGCAGGCATTAGCGATACTTTATTATTAAATGTTGAAAACGAGCAGTCGTTTTATCAAGTGAAGGCCAATAACGAAGTTCAAAGCATTATTATTCCTGTTATCGCCCCTGACGGGTACACTGAAGGTATCCGTCTTATTGTAGGAATCGATAAAAAAGGCGTTATTACAGGTGTTCGAGTAACCAAACACAAAGAAACGCCCGGCTTAGGCGATCAAATTGAGATTGAAAAATCGCAGTGGATTCTCAACTTCGAGCAAACCAGTTTAATGAACCCGATGGAAACTGGTTGGAAAGTTAAAAAAGATGGTGGCGCGTTTGATCAAATGACGGGAGCTACAATAACACCGCGAGCGATTGTTAAAGCTGTTTATAAAGCCCTTTTATTTTTTGAACAAAACAAAGACTCATTGCTCGCCATGCAACCCGATTCATCGGAGTCTAAATAA
- a CDS encoding RnfABCDGE type electron transport complex subunit D, with product MMSLSSPHTVGQNSVSKVMLSVFIAIIPGLACLVYYFSAGYAINLLLLLITSLSVEAVILALRKRPVLFFLKDGSIIVTAALLAVALPPLAPWWVTVIAGAVAAIFGKHLFGGLGQNPFNPAMVAYAMVLISLPVFMTTRWASIESPSGFLESMSIIFGINLESVDGFTGATPLDYYKLNIERLTASEVLSSPLLSSFGAPGWTPVNIVFLLGGVWLWYRKIITWHIPLGVLGALALMAVLFSTDADLRVPFHLHLLAGSTMLAAFFIATDPVSAATSNKGKLIYGAGIGVLIYTIRTWGNYPDATAFAILIMNFAAPLIDHYSRPRVYGHSDAVKGYKK from the coding sequence ATGATGTCACTATCTTCACCACACACTGTAGGCCAAAACAGCGTCAGCAAAGTTATGCTCTCTGTTTTTATCGCTATTATTCCGGGCCTTGCGTGTTTGGTTTATTACTTCAGCGCTGGCTACGCCATTAACCTGCTACTTCTACTAATCACGTCTTTGAGTGTTGAAGCTGTCATTCTAGCGCTGCGCAAACGACCGGTACTATTCTTTCTTAAAGATGGTTCAATCATTGTCACCGCCGCTTTATTGGCAGTTGCACTGCCCCCGTTAGCCCCTTGGTGGGTGACAGTCATTGCCGGTGCGGTAGCAGCAATTTTTGGTAAACACCTGTTTGGCGGGCTGGGTCAGAATCCATTTAACCCTGCAATGGTTGCATACGCCATGGTGTTAATCTCTCTTCCAGTATTTATGACTACGCGCTGGGCTAGCATTGAAAGCCCAAGCGGGTTCCTTGAAAGTATGTCGATTATTTTTGGAATTAATTTAGAGTCAGTCGATGGGTTTACCGGCGCGACGCCTCTGGATTACTACAAACTCAACATTGAAAGACTGACCGCCAGTGAAGTTTTATCAAGCCCATTATTATCAAGCTTTGGTGCTCCAGGCTGGACACCCGTCAATATCGTTTTTTTACTGGGGGGCGTTTGGCTTTGGTACCGAAAAATTATCACTTGGCATATCCCCCTCGGTGTTTTAGGTGCGCTCGCGCTAATGGCCGTTTTATTTAGCACCGACGCCGATTTAAGAGTGCCTTTCCACTTACATTTGTTGGCCGGCTCAACAATGTTAGCGGCATTCTTTATTGCCACAGACCCAGTCAGCGCGGCTACCAGCAACAAAGGGAAGCTAATATATGGCGCGGGCATTGGCGTTCTCATTTACACGATTCGAACTTGGGGTAACTACCCTGATGCCACCGCTTTTGCGATATTAATTATGAATTTTGCAGCCCCGTTGATTGATCACTACTCTCGACCACGCGTTTACGGCCATTCCGATGCTGTAAAAGGATACAAAAAATGA